From one Pseudomonas sp. B21-048 genomic stretch:
- a CDS encoding transporter suffix domain-containing protein, translating to MSNPQDDNVPSSTGWRFKVGIAIICLMLGSWLMVPLAAAADVSGSKIAALTGVLFISNKILLILAIAIMGKAGFQQLKRSLFGYVSTLAPADVEVGPARHRIGLVMFCLPLISAFLEPYIDTLWPGLRPNLWQLQALGDAMLIGSFFVLGGNFWDKVRALFIRTARVVNTTAV from the coding sequence ATGAGCAACCCTCAGGATGACAATGTACCCAGCTCCACCGGATGGCGTTTCAAAGTGGGCATCGCGATTATCTGTTTGATGCTGGGATCGTGGCTGATGGTGCCTCTCGCTGCCGCGGCGGATGTATCAGGTTCAAAGATTGCGGCCCTGACCGGCGTTTTATTTATCAGTAACAAAATTCTGTTGATTCTCGCGATTGCGATCATGGGCAAAGCCGGCTTTCAGCAACTCAAGCGCAGCCTGTTTGGTTACGTCTCCACGCTGGCACCGGCAGACGTGGAAGTAGGCCCGGCTCGTCATAGAATCGGTCTTGTAATGTTTTGCCTGCCGCTGATCTCGGCATTTCTCGAACCTTACATAGACACTCTTTGGCCGGGGCTGAGACCGAATCTCTGGCAGCTCCAGGCGCTGGGCGATGCCATGCTGATCGGCAGCTTCTTCGTACTGGGCGGGAATTTCTGGGACAAGGTACGCGCGTTGTTTATTCGCACGGCACGTGTGGTGAATACGACTGCGGTGTGA
- a CDS encoding response regulator transcription factor: protein MNLPYPIRVALVDDHSLVRDGIKSLLAVMAPLEVVGEAENGADAIEMVGRCQPDLLLVDISLKDINGLELTRLLRSQYPSLKVLVLSMYDNYEYVSESVRSGASGYVLKNAPSREIIAAIEAIVSGGTFYSAEIAQRLIADKSTDNELTPRESQVLYKMAQGLNNKEMARELDISVRTVETHRLSIRRKLNIDKPAALVKYAIDHGIISR from the coding sequence ATGAACCTGCCCTACCCGATCCGCGTCGCCCTGGTCGACGATCACTCCCTGGTCCGCGACGGAATCAAATCGCTGCTGGCGGTCATGGCGCCACTGGAAGTGGTGGGAGAAGCCGAAAATGGCGCGGATGCCATTGAAATGGTCGGGCGCTGCCAGCCAGATCTGTTGCTGGTTGACATCAGCCTGAAGGACATCAACGGCCTCGAGCTGACCCGGTTGTTACGCAGCCAGTACCCGTCGCTCAAGGTGCTGGTGTTGAGCATGTACGACAACTATGAATACGTCAGTGAATCCGTGCGCTCGGGTGCCAGCGGCTATGTGCTGAAGAACGCGCCTTCGCGGGAAATCATTGCGGCGATCGAAGCCATTGTCAGTGGAGGGACGTTCTACAGTGCCGAAATCGCACAGCGCCTCATCGCCGATAAAAGCACCGACAATGAGCTGACTCCGCGCGAAAGCCAGGTGCTGTACAAGATGGCTCAGGGGCTGAACAACAAGGAAATGGCTCGCGAACTGGACATCAGTGTCCGGACAGTAGAAACCCATCGCCTGAGTATCCGTCGCAAGCTCAACATCGACAAACCCGCCGCCCTCGTAAAGTACGCGATCGATCACGGGATTATTTCGCGGTAG